In one window of Flavobacterium ginsengisoli DNA:
- a CDS encoding OsmC family protein has translation MKFTRKAHANWKGTGMEGKGTISTQSTTLDNAQLSFKTRFADGVGTNPEELVAAAHSGCFTMQLSFLLNEAGFTADDLTTEATVTFEDGSITLIHLDLKGKVPSISAEEFASTAAKAKEICPISKLLNTTITLSAELIG, from the coding sequence ATGAAATTTACAAGAAAAGCACACGCCAACTGGAAAGGAACCGGTATGGAAGGAAAAGGAACAATAAGCACGCAAAGTACAACTCTAGATAACGCACAACTGTCTTTTAAGACAAGATTTGCTGATGGCGTAGGAACGAATCCAGAAGAATTGGTTGCAGCAGCGCATTCGGGCTGTTTTACAATGCAGTTAAGCTTTTTACTTAATGAAGCTGGCTTTACAGCAGATGACTTAACCACAGAAGCCACAGTAACTTTTGAAGATGGATCAATCACTTTAATTCATTTAGATTTAAAGGGGAAAGTTCCTTCAATTTCTGCAGAAGAATTTGCTTCTACTGCGGCAAAAGCAAAAGAAATCTGTCCAATTTCAAAACTATTGAATACTACAATCACTTTATCAGCTGAGTTAATCGGCTAA
- a CDS encoding tetratricopeptide repeat protein, which translates to MKSKYVILASALLISVATFAQKDQIKNAEKALKGGDAQGALTQLKDAESLIANAKDTEQAQYYFIQGNAFLDLANKKVDEGKNLLAAADSYKKLIDVEKASGKQKYSTQAAASITNIKGLLINSAIADTQANKHADGAKKLYEAYELDKKDTVNLYYAASTAVNSQDFDLALPMYEELKKLNFSGKGTLYLAMNKANGNEDNFANAKERDLAVKLGTHEKPKTEAIPSKRGEIYKNLALILVQKGRTEDAKKAIADARKANPDDSSLILTEANLYLESKDYDMYKKLVNEALEKDPKNADLVFNLGVISAGAKNNADAEKYYLKAIEINPEYTNAYLNLVALKLEAEKPIIDEMNKLGTSAKDMKRYDVLKAQRETIFKGVIPYLKKANELDPKNEDVSKTLLGVYNALEMTAEAKALKAKM; encoded by the coding sequence ATGAAAAGTAAATATGTAATACTTGCATCAGCATTACTGATCTCTGTAGCTACGTTTGCTCAAAAAGATCAAATTAAGAATGCTGAAAAAGCATTAAAAGGAGGAGATGCACAAGGAGCTCTTACACAATTAAAAGATGCAGAAAGCTTAATTGCAAATGCTAAAGATACAGAGCAGGCACAATATTATTTCATTCAAGGAAATGCTTTTCTTGACCTTGCAAATAAAAAGGTTGACGAAGGTAAAAACCTATTGGCAGCTGCAGACAGCTACAAAAAATTAATTGATGTAGAAAAAGCTTCTGGAAAACAAAAATATTCTACACAAGCAGCAGCGTCAATTACTAACATTAAAGGATTATTGATTAATTCTGCAATTGCTGATACTCAAGCTAACAAGCATGCTGATGGTGCTAAAAAATTGTACGAAGCATACGAATTAGATAAAAAAGATACAGTTAACTTGTATTATGCGGCTTCTACAGCTGTGAATTCACAAGATTTTGATCTTGCTTTACCAATGTATGAAGAGTTGAAAAAATTAAACTTTTCTGGAAAAGGAACTTTATACTTAGCTATGAATAAAGCTAATGGTAATGAAGATAACTTTGCTAATGCTAAAGAAAGAGATTTGGCTGTTAAATTAGGAACTCACGAAAAACCTAAAACTGAAGCTATTCCTTCTAAAAGAGGTGAGATCTACAAAAACTTAGCATTAATCTTGGTTCAAAAAGGACGTACAGAAGATGCTAAAAAAGCAATCGCTGATGCTAGAAAAGCAAATCCAGATGATAGTTCTTTAATCTTAACAGAAGCTAATTTATACTTAGAGTCTAAAGACTACGATATGTATAAAAAATTAGTTAACGAAGCTTTAGAGAAAGATCCTAAAAATGCTGACTTAGTATTTAATTTAGGAGTTATTAGCGCTGGAGCTAAGAATAATGCTGATGCAGAGAAATATTACTTAAAAGCAATTGAAATCAATCCTGAATATACAAATGCTTACTTAAACCTTGTCGCTTTAAAATTAGAAGCTGAAAAACCAATCATTGATGAAATGAATAAATTGGGAACTTCGGCTAAAGACATGAAACGTTACGATGTTTTAAAAGCTCAAAGAGAAACTATTTTCAAAGGAGTTATTCCTTACCTTAAAAAAGCTAACGAATTAGATCCTAAAAACGAGGATGTTTCTAAAACATTATTGGGAGTTTATAACGCTCTTGAAATGACTGCAGAAGCTAAAGCTTTGAAAGCAAAAATGTAA
- the gyrA gene encoding DNA gyrase subunit A: MSEGEKLIPINIEDEMKSAYIDYSMSVIVSRALPDVRDGLKPVHRRVLYGMYDLGVTSRSAHKKSARIVGEVLGKYHPHGDTSVYDAMVRMAQEWSMRYLLVDGQGNFGSVDGDSPAAMRYTEARMRKISEEIMADIEKETVDFQLNFDDTLYEPKVMPTKVPTLLVNGATGIAVGMATNMPPHNLTEVINGTLAYLDNNDIEVDELMTHIKAPDFPTGGVIYGYEGVREAFKTGRGRIVMRAKVGFEEVDGRECIIVTEIPYQVNKAEMIKRTADLVNEKKIEGIANIRDESDRNGMRIVYILKRDATPNVVLNTLYKYTSLQSSFSVNNIALVKGRPQMLNLKDMIHYFIEHRHEVVVRRTQFELRKAEERAHILEGLIIASDNIDEVIALIRGSKNTDEAREKLIERFKLSDIQARAIVEMRLRQLTGLEQDKLRAEFEELMKLIEHLKALLADINLRTDLIKEELTEIRDKYGDERRSQIEYSGGDVSIEDLIADENVVITISHAGYIKRTNLTEYKTQNRGGVGQKSAGTRDQDFLEHMFVATNHQYMMFFTQKGKCFWMRVYEIPEGSKTAKGRAIQNLVNIESDDKVKAFICTQDLKDKDYINTHNLVMVTKQGQVKKTSLEKYSKPRANGVAAITIKEGDELLGAQLTNGESQIILAVKSGKLVRFEETKTRPMGRTASGVRGITLKDETDEVIGMVTVDKNDITESQILVVTENGYGKRTKLVDEDGEDVYRITNRGGKGVKTLNITEKTGKLISINAVTDADDLMIINKSGLTIRMAIEDLRVMGRATQGVRLINLKGKDSIAAVTTVMKDDAEEVIVDEDGNVIETVIERVKPDLEVLEDDGAAEDDDDSDDEEIEDEDDADAEDEESEE; encoded by the coding sequence ATGTCTGAAGGAGAAAAGTTAATTCCTATTAACATAGAGGATGAAATGAAGTCAGCTTACATCGATTATTCGATGTCAGTAATTGTATCGAGAGCACTTCCTGATGTTAGAGATGGCTTGAAACCAGTGCACCGAAGAGTTCTTTACGGAATGTATGATTTAGGTGTAACATCAAGATCTGCCCACAAAAAGTCTGCGAGAATTGTAGGGGAGGTTCTGGGTAAGTATCACCCACACGGTGATACCTCTGTTTATGATGCAATGGTGCGTATGGCACAGGAATGGAGTATGCGTTATTTATTAGTTGATGGACAGGGTAATTTTGGATCTGTCGATGGAGACAGTCCTGCAGCAATGCGTTATACTGAGGCCAGAATGCGTAAAATCTCTGAAGAGATTATGGCCGATATCGAAAAAGAAACAGTTGATTTTCAATTAAACTTTGACGATACATTATATGAACCAAAAGTAATGCCTACAAAAGTTCCTACTTTATTAGTAAATGGAGCAACAGGTATTGCAGTTGGTATGGCGACAAATATGCCACCACACAATTTAACTGAAGTTATCAATGGTACTCTAGCATACTTAGATAATAATGATATTGAAGTTGACGAATTGATGACGCATATTAAAGCACCAGATTTTCCAACTGGTGGTGTAATATATGGTTACGAAGGTGTTCGCGAAGCTTTTAAAACAGGTAGAGGACGTATTGTAATGCGTGCGAAAGTTGGTTTTGAAGAAGTTGATGGAAGAGAATGTATCATCGTTACTGAGATTCCATACCAGGTTAACAAAGCTGAAATGATCAAACGTACAGCTGATTTGGTTAACGAGAAAAAAATTGAAGGTATTGCCAATATTCGTGACGAGTCGGATAGAAATGGTATGCGTATCGTTTATATCTTGAAACGTGATGCTACACCAAACGTGGTTTTAAATACTTTGTATAAATATACTTCATTACAGTCTTCTTTTAGTGTAAATAACATTGCATTAGTAAAAGGCCGTCCTCAAATGCTGAATCTAAAAGATATGATTCATTATTTTATTGAGCACCGCCATGAAGTAGTAGTAAGAAGAACGCAATTTGAATTGCGTAAAGCTGAAGAAAGAGCGCATATTTTAGAAGGATTAATTATTGCTTCTGACAATATCGATGAAGTAATTGCGTTAATCAGAGGATCTAAAAATACAGATGAAGCTAGAGAAAAATTAATCGAAAGATTTAAACTATCAGATATTCAAGCTCGTGCTATTGTTGAGATGCGTTTGCGTCAGTTAACAGGTCTGGAGCAAGATAAATTAAGAGCTGAGTTTGAAGAATTAATGAAGTTAATTGAGCATTTGAAAGCTTTACTAGCAGATATTAATTTGAGAACAGATTTGATTAAAGAAGAGTTAACTGAAATTCGTGATAAATATGGTGACGAAAGACGTTCTCAAATTGAATATTCTGGAGGAGATGTAAGTATTGAAGATTTAATTGCTGACGAAAATGTAGTTATTACCATTTCTCATGCAGGTTACATCAAACGTACAAACCTTACAGAATATAAAACGCAAAATAGAGGAGGAGTTGGACAGAAGAGTGCAGGAACAAGAGATCAAGATTTCTTAGAGCACATGTTCGTGGCAACAAACCACCAATATATGATGTTCTTTACCCAAAAAGGAAAATGTTTCTGGATGCGTGTTTATGAAATTCCAGAAGGAAGTAAAACCGCAAAAGGTAGAGCAATTCAGAACTTGGTAAACATTGAAAGCGATGATAAAGTTAAAGCTTTCATTTGTACACAAGACTTAAAAGACAAAGATTATATCAATACGCATAATCTTGTAATGGTAACAAAACAAGGTCAGGTGAAGAAAACTTCTTTAGAGAAATATTCTAAACCAAGAGCAAATGGAGTTGCGGCTATTACAATTAAAGAAGGTGATGAGTTACTTGGTGCTCAGTTAACAAACGGAGAGAGCCAAATTATCTTAGCGGTTAAGTCTGGTAAATTAGTTCGTTTTGAAGAAACTAAAACACGTCCGATGGGAAGAACAGCTTCTGGAGTTCGTGGTATTACTTTGAAAGATGAAACGGATGAAGTAATTGGAATGGTTACTGTTGATAAAAATGATATTACAGAATCTCAGATTTTAGTTGTAACCGAAAATGGATACGGAAAACGTACTAAATTGGTTGATGAAGACGGAGAAGATGTGTACAGAATTACAAACCGTGGAGGTAAAGGAGTTAAAACGCTTAACATTACAGAAAAAACAGGTAAACTGATTTCTATTAACGCTGTTACAGATGCTGACGATTTAATGATCATCAATAAATCGGGATTAACCATTAGAATGGCAATTGAAGATTTACGTGTTATGGGACGTGCTACTCAAGGTGTTAGATTGATTAACCTTAAAGGGAAAGATTCTATCGCTGCTGTAACAACTGTAATGAAAGACGACGCCGAAGAAGTTATTGTCGATGAAGATGGTAATGTTATCGAAACTGTAATTGAAAGAGTGAAGCCAGATCTAGAGGTTCTTGAAGATGACGGAGCTGCAGAAGATGACGATGACTCTGATGATGAAGAAATAGAAGATGAGGACGATGCTGACGCAGAGGACGAAGAATCTGAAGAATAA
- the rimK gene encoding 30S ribosomal protein S6--L-glutamate ligase has translation MLQNKVILGSEEWCAFPELGIPTIKARVDSGAKTSAMHALNIAPFIKNDANWVKFDINPIQNNIKTVIHCEAPLVDKRIVKSSSGFREHRYVIQTSLKIGDTKWPIEMTLTNRDSMGFRMLLGREAMSGRVLVDPEQKYLLGQPTAESLKELYQNSEKAKTGLRIGLLASNPELYSNKRIMEAGEMRGHEMHFLNIKECYMKLDAKKPEIHYRGGTILNEFDAIIPRIRPSITFYGCALTRQFEALKVFVLNSSTAITQSRDKLYSLQLLLNSGIDIPTTGFANSPLDTDNLIKMVGGSPLIVKLLEGTQGKGVVLAETKKAAESVINAFKSLNANILVQEFIKEANGKDIRCFVIDGKVVAAIQREAMPGEFRANIHLGGTASVIKVTAEEKKIAIKAAKAMDLKVAGVDIIRSSKGPLLLEVNSSPGLEGIEGATNKDVAGEMIRAIEKNFKL, from the coding sequence ATGCTTCAAAACAAAGTCATTTTAGGTAGCGAAGAATGGTGCGCATTTCCAGAATTAGGAATCCCGACAATTAAGGCTCGTGTAGATTCTGGCGCCAAAACTTCGGCAATGCACGCTTTAAACATAGCTCCTTTTATAAAAAATGATGCCAATTGGGTTAAATTTGATATTAATCCAATTCAGAATAATATTAAAACCGTTATTCACTGCGAAGCGCCACTGGTAGACAAAAGGATCGTTAAAAGCTCAAGTGGTTTTAGAGAACACCGTTATGTTATTCAAACTAGTCTAAAAATTGGCGATACAAAATGGCCAATTGAAATGACCTTGACTAATCGCGATTCTATGGGCTTTAGAATGCTTTTGGGCCGTGAAGCTATGAGCGGAAGAGTTTTAGTCGATCCAGAACAAAAATACCTTTTAGGACAGCCTACGGCAGAATCTTTAAAAGAATTATATCAAAATTCTGAAAAAGCAAAAACCGGCTTGCGAATTGGTCTTTTAGCCAGCAATCCTGAATTATACAGCAATAAAAGAATCATGGAAGCCGGCGAAATGCGCGGTCACGAAATGCATTTCCTAAACATCAAGGAATGTTACATGAAATTGGATGCCAAAAAACCTGAAATCCACTACAGAGGCGGAACAATCTTAAATGAATTTGATGCTATTATTCCAAGAATTCGTCCGAGTATCACCTTTTACGGCTGCGCTTTAACACGTCAGTTTGAGGCTTTGAAAGTCTTTGTTTTAAATTCATCAACAGCGATCACACAATCCAGAGATAAATTATATTCTTTACAATTGCTTTTAAATAGCGGAATCGATATTCCAACTACTGGTTTTGCCAATTCTCCGCTTGACACAGACAACTTAATCAAAATGGTTGGCGGATCACCTTTAATTGTAAAATTATTAGAAGGAACACAAGGAAAAGGGGTTGTTTTGGCCGAAACCAAAAAAGCCGCAGAAAGTGTTATCAACGCTTTTAAAAGTTTAAATGCTAATATCTTAGTTCAAGAATTCATTAAGGAAGCTAACGGAAAAGATATTCGTTGTTTTGTAATCGACGGAAAAGTGGTTGCCGCAATTCAGCGTGAAGCAATGCCAGGTGAATTTAGAGCAAACATTCATTTGGGCGGAACTGCATCTGTCATAAAAGTAACTGCCGAAGAAAAAAAGATTGCAATTAAAGCGGCAAAAGCAATGGATTTAAAAGTTGCTGGTGTTGATATTATCCGATCTTCTAAAGGACCATTATTACTTGAAGTAAACTCTTCTCCAGGTCTTGAAGGAATTGAAGGTGCAACCAACAAAGATGTAGCTGGAGAGATGATTAGAGCTATTGAAAAGAATTTTAAACTATAA
- a CDS encoding WG repeat-containing protein, with protein MLTKKYDDAKTLSLEITAVKLNNKWGFIDVIGEEITPKYDEIIDFADRFAVVKLNGKFGIVDQIGKEVVPPIYDQVQNFKEGFAVVESNNKFGVISEEGKIVVPIKYDMDFYFKDNVSIVKQENKYGILDNDGKEIVPIKYDFMVLNDDLIQVKIGDKYGLIDKIGKEITPIKYDVIESFKDGIAVIKLDGKYGFIDKEGKEIVVPKYEKADDFKDGLGAVRIQVGK; from the coding sequence TTGCTCACTAAAAAATACGATGATGCAAAAACTTTATCTCTAGAAATTACAGCTGTAAAACTAAATAATAAATGGGGTTTTATAGATGTAATTGGAGAAGAAATAACTCCGAAATATGACGAAATAATTGACTTTGCAGATAGGTTTGCTGTTGTGAAATTAAATGGCAAATTTGGTATTGTGGATCAGATTGGGAAAGAGGTTGTTCCTCCAATTTATGATCAAGTTCAAAATTTTAAAGAAGGTTTCGCAGTAGTAGAGTCCAATAATAAGTTTGGGGTAATTAGTGAAGAAGGGAAAATTGTAGTTCCTATTAAGTACGATATGGATTTTTATTTTAAGGATAATGTATCTATTGTAAAACAGGAAAATAAATATGGTATTTTGGATAACGACGGAAAAGAAATCGTTCCAATAAAATACGATTTTATGGTTTTAAATGATGACTTAATTCAAGTGAAAATAGGCGATAAATACGGATTGATTGATAAAATAGGAAAAGAAATTACTCCAATTAAATATGATGTAATTGAATCTTTTAAAGACGGAATTGCCGTGATAAAATTGGATGGAAAATATGGTTTTATTGATAAAGAAGGAAAAGAAATCGTCGTGCCTAAATATGAAAAAGCAGATGATTTTAAAGATGGTTTAGGCGCTGTTAGAATTCAAGTCGGAAAATAA
- a CDS encoding WG repeat-containing protein, which translates to MKRIILLVLMLIVKTGFAQANDKTFKYGFVDQTGKEIVPCKYDGITAFENGFAVVQLKGKSGVVDKTGKK; encoded by the coding sequence ATGAAGAGAATAATTTTGTTGGTTTTGATGCTGATTGTAAAAACTGGTTTTGCTCAGGCAAATGACAAAACTTTTAAATATGGTTTTGTTGATCAGACAGGAAAAGAGATAGTTCCTTGCAAATACGACGGTATTACTGCTTTTGAAAATGGGTTTGCTGTTGTGCAATTAAAAGGCAAAAGCGGGGTAGTTGATAAAACCGGAAAGAAGTAA
- a CDS encoding DUF47 domain-containing protein, with product MSINSIFQFLVPKDKKFFPLFEEASSNLIELASNLHEAVNLPLKEREILFQKIDELEQKGEDITRQTNLELSRNFITPFDREDIHTLITSIDNVADYLHGASSRMRLYQVDKITKSIRKMTEINLEACQNIDSAVKELRNLQNFKVIKDACARINKLENKSDNVYNKAVFEIFENETDAKNIIKYKEVLSVLESATDKCKSVANILESISVKHS from the coding sequence ATGTCAATAAACAGTATTTTCCAATTTTTAGTGCCGAAAGACAAAAAATTCTTTCCACTTTTTGAAGAGGCTTCTAGCAATTTAATTGAATTAGCTTCTAACTTACACGAAGCTGTAAATTTACCATTAAAAGAAAGAGAAATTCTTTTTCAAAAGATTGACGAATTAGAACAAAAAGGAGAAGACATTACACGTCAGACTAACCTTGAGTTAAGCAGAAACTTTATTACTCCATTTGATAGAGAAGACATTCACACGTTAATTACTTCAATTGACAACGTTGCAGATTACCTTCACGGTGCATCTAGCCGTATGAGATTGTATCAAGTTGATAAGATTACAAAATCTATCAGAAAGATGACAGAAATCAACCTTGAAGCTTGTCAAAACATTGATAGTGCTGTAAAAGAGTTGAGAAACTTACAAAACTTTAAAGTTATTAAAGATGCTTGTGCTAGAATCAACAAACTAGAAAACAAGTCTGATAACGTATATAACAAAGCAGTTTTTGAAATTTTTGAAAACGAAACAGACGCTAAAAATATTATTAAATATAAAGAGGTGTTATCTGTTTTAGAATCAGCAACAGACAAATGTAAGAGTGTTGCGAACATACTAGAATCTATTTCTGTAAAACATTCTTAA
- the hutH gene encoding histidine ammonia-lyase, translating to MREIHYISSETITLETLQEILSQNKILELSEEAKVNVQKCRDYLDKKMASHTAPIYGINTGFGSLYSVKISNENLSKLQENLVKSHACGTGEEVPAEIVKMMLLLKIQSLSYGHSGIQLITLQRLVDFYNNDILPIIYTQGSLGASGDLAPLAHLSLPLIGEGIVLFEGKKVASAEVLKHFNWEPIVLQSKEGLALLNGTQFMSAYGAHILIKAYKYSYLADLIGTISLEGFDGRIEPFNELIHYIRPHKGQIVTAQRITEFLDGSEIITQEKKHVQDPYSFRCMPQVHGASKDAIDYVRKVFKTEINSVTDNPNIFIEADQIISGGNFHGQPLALALDFMAIALAELGSISERRTYQLISGLRNLPAFLVDNPGLNSGFMIPQYTAASIASQNKQLATPSSIDSIVSSNGQEDHVSMGANGATKALRILDNLERILAIELLNASQAIAYREPLKSSDFIEMFLNSYREVVPLVKEDRILHNDIENTVLFLESFQIENDLLTMA from the coding sequence ATGAGAGAGATCCATTATATAAGTTCAGAAACGATTACTTTAGAAACATTACAAGAAATTTTAAGTCAGAATAAAATTCTTGAATTATCTGAGGAAGCTAAAGTAAATGTTCAGAAATGCCGCGATTATTTAGATAAGAAAATGGCATCGCATACTGCTCCAATTTACGGTATCAATACAGGTTTTGGGTCTTTATATAGTGTGAAAATATCTAATGAAAACTTATCTAAGCTTCAAGAAAACTTAGTAAAATCTCATGCCTGCGGAACAGGAGAGGAAGTTCCTGCCGAAATTGTGAAGATGATGCTTCTGTTGAAAATCCAATCTTTGAGTTATGGACATTCTGGGATTCAGTTAATCACATTACAGCGTTTGGTTGATTTTTACAATAATGATATTCTTCCAATAATATATACTCAAGGTTCACTTGGAGCTTCCGGAGATTTAGCTCCTTTGGCACATTTGTCTTTGCCTTTAATTGGAGAAGGAATTGTGTTATTTGAAGGAAAAAAGGTAGCTTCTGCAGAAGTTTTAAAACATTTTAATTGGGAACCTATCGTTTTACAGTCAAAAGAAGGTTTGGCTTTATTAAACGGAACTCAGTTTATGAGTGCTTATGGAGCTCATATTTTAATTAAAGCTTATAAATATTCGTATTTGGCAGATTTAATCGGAACTATTTCTTTGGAAGGTTTTGATGGAAGAATCGAGCCATTCAACGAATTGATACATTATATTCGTCCGCACAAAGGACAAATCGTAACCGCACAAAGAATTACTGAATTCTTAGACGGAAGTGAAATTATCACTCAAGAAAAGAAACACGTTCAGGACCCGTATTCTTTCCGTTGTATGCCACAGGTTCACGGAGCTTCAAAAGATGCAATTGATTATGTTCGAAAAGTATTCAAAACAGAAATCAACTCAGTTACAGATAATCCTAATATATTTATAGAAGCCGATCAGATTATTTCTGGAGGAAATTTCCACGGACAGCCTTTAGCTTTAGCTTTAGATTTTATGGCAATTGCTTTGGCCGAATTAGGAAGTATTTCTGAAAGAAGAACCTATCAGTTAATTTCGGGACTGCGTAATCTTCCAGCATTTTTGGTAGATAATCCAGGATTAAATTCAGGTTTCATGATTCCACAATACACTGCGGCAAGTATTGCAAGTCAAAACAAGCAATTGGCAACACCTTCTAGTATTGATAGCATTGTGTCGAGCAATGGTCAGGAAGATCACGTGAGCATGGGAGCAAACGGAGCTACAAAAGCCTTACGTATTTTAGATAATTTAGAGCGTATTTTGGCAATCGAATTATTAAATGCTTCTCAGGCAATAGCCTACAGAGAGCCTTTAAAATCAAGTGATTTTATCGAAATGTTCTTAAACAGCTACAGAGAAGTTGTGCCTTTGGTAAAAGAAGACAGAATCTTACATAATGACATAGAAAACACGGTGTTATTCCTTGAGAGTTTTCAAATTGAAAACGATTTGTTAACAATGGCTTAA